CCTGATGGAATTGATATATCAAAATGTATAGGTAGATACACTCCTAACAAGCAACTAACAAGAGCAAAAACAACTGAATATGCAACAAAACCTTTTATAGATTTTGATAAATTTTTTGCTGCTGCTGCTGGTATTAAAAGTAACGCTTCCACAAGTATAGAGCCTATTATCTTTACTGATGCTATCGTTATAACAGTAACAATTATTATAAAAATATATTCTATTAATTTTACATTTACACCTCTTACTATTGCCAAATTTGGATTAAAACTTGCAAGTAACATTCTATTTAAATATGGTATTAAAACAAAACCAATTATTATAGCTGATATAACTAAAATATAGATATCTGTATCATTTACTGTAAGTATAGAACCAAACAATATGCTTTCTAAAGCATGTGAATTTACCTTAGCTGATACATATATAAGAAGTGAGCCTCCTAATGCTATTGACATTGAGAGAAATACTCCTATCAAAGTATCAGAGGACATTTTAGTTCTATTCTTAGTGTAATTTATTACTAAACCAAATAATATACAATAGGTAAAAAGTGATATATATGGTGCTGAAAAAGGTTCTCCTAATAGTACACCAAGTGCTATACCTGTCATAGCAGCATGTCCTACTGCTTCTGAGAAAAAAGCCATTTTCTTTGTAACTACCATAGTTCCAATTCCTCCAAGTATTGGTCCTATAAGTAATGCACATATCATTGCATTAATAACAAAACCATATTTAAAAGAAGATGGAATATCTCCTTGTTCAGCTAAATTTATTAAGAAATTTCTAAAACTTTCTAACATTTTTTACTCCTAAAAACTATTTTAGTTATAAAATGTATAAAAAATAGTTCGTTACTAGCCAAATTTCTTAACGGATAAAAATTAAGAATTCGCTGCAAATTCGCTAAACTCACTTCGTTCAGACACAGCGAGATTTGCTCGGCTCATTCTATTTAATTTTTATCCTAAAATTTGGAATGTAACTCTCTTATTTTTTATTACATTTTAATAAATTATTTATAATAGTTTTGTATTTATTCAAATATTCTCATTATTTTATCTTCTTTTAATTCTTCTCTTGGATCTCCACTGAATATAAGATTCTTTTTTATACAAGTAACAGTGTCTGCAAGTTCTTTTACTTGTGCCAAATTATGATGTATCCAAAGAACTGTAATACCTTCATTTTTCAATTCTTTTATAATTTCTTTAAAATATTCTTCCCCTGCTTTATCTATACCTGTTAGGGGTTCATCTAAAATTAAAAGATTAGGTTTTGGAAAAAGTGCTTGAGCAAGTAGAACTCTTTGTCTTTCTCCACCAGATAAATTACCCAACAATCTTTTTTTCTTTTCAAATACTCCAAGTTTTTTTAAAAGATTATCAACTTCTGCCTTACATTTTTTAGATATTCCAAAGAAACAAGGTTTTATTTGATTAGTCATAGCCATAAAATCTTCCACTGTGATAGGTAAAGTTCTTTCAAAATCTAAAACTTGTGGAACATAACCAATTTTTTTATCTCTTTCATATTTCATTTCTATACTACCTGTAAAAGGCATTTGACCAAGAATACACCTTAAAAGAGAAGTTTTTCCTCCTCCATTAGGCCCTACTAAACAATGAATTTCTCCTGCTTTTATAGTTAAGTTTATATCCTCTAAAATCTCATTTCCAGACAGTATTAAGTTCAAATCTTTTATTTGAATTTCAAGACCATTCATATTATTTTTTTCCTCTTTTAGCTGCTACATCTTTAATTGCTTTTACAACTTCATCTAAATCCATTTTGATAAATTTTTCAAAACTATCTGCTTCATAAGGTCCATTTGTCATATGAGAAAGTGATCTCACTTCAACCCCAGTTTCCTTATGAATAGTATCTACAAACTTATTATTAAAATTCTTTTCACCAAAAATTATATCTATTTTTTGATCTTTTATTATCTTTATAACTTTTTCTAAATCTGCTGCACTTGGTTGTGCTCCATGTGATGGTTCTATAACTGCCTTAACATCTATTCCAAATTCAGATAATAAATAGTCATATCCTCCATGCAAAGTTGCAACTCTAATATCAATATTTCCAAGATTTTTAACTTCATTTAAAGCATCTGTTTTTAATTTTCTTAATTTTTTTGCATATTCTCTTGCATTTTTTAAATAAAATTCTTTATTAGTTGGATCTATTTCCCCCAATTCCTTAGCTATATTATATACTTGTTGAATTGAAGTTGTTATTGATATAAAAGTATGAGGATTCATAACTTTTTCTGCTCTTATTGAGCCAGCTATAGGCATTAAAGAAACATTTTTATTTGCATAAATTACCTTTATATCTTTCTTTCTATCAGCTGCATTTAGGATATCAAATATAAATTCATCATGACCTACACCGTTTACTATAAGAACATCTAAAGTATTCATTCTTTTGATGTCATCTGGTTTTGGTTGATAACTATGAGAATCATATTGATCAAGCCTAACAACAGGAATAACTTCTGCCTTATCTTTTACTATATTTACAGCAAAACTATAATATGGTTGTAAAGTAACCCCTATTTTTAATTTTTCTTTTGCAAAAGCTGAAAAACTAAGTATCACCATCAAAATTGCCAATAATTTTTTATACATCTAATCGACCTCCATTATTTTTTAGTTTTATTTTTATTTTTTATATATTTTATTGCACTTACAACTTCATCTAAATCTATTTTAATAAACTTTTCAAAACTATCAGCAGTATAAGCTCCTGTTGTTAAATGCTCTAGTTTTCTAACTTCTATTCCTGTTTCATTTTTAATGATTGTTACATATTCATCACTATAATTTTTTTCACCAAAAATTATATCTATTTTATCTTTTTTTATTTTTTCAATCATTTTTTGTAATGAAGCCATACTTATTTGTGAACCATGTGTTGGCTCTAAAACTGCTTTAACATCTATTCCAAATTCTGCTAAAAGATAATTGTATCCTCCTAGAAAAGTTGCAACTCTTACATCTTCCCCATTTACATTTTGAACTTCTTTTAAAGCATCTGTTTTTAGTTTTCTTAATTTTTTTACATACTCTCTGGAATTTGCTAAATAAAAATCTTTATTCTTAGGATCTAACTTTACTAACTCTCTCGTTATATTATGTACTTGTTGAATTGCAGCAGTTATAGATATGAAAGTGTGTGAATCCATAATTTTTTCGTCATTCAATGTTCCTGCAATTGGCATAAGTGGCACATCTTTATTGGCATTTATAATAATTGGTCTTTTATTTTTATCTACTGCATCTAAAATTTTGTAAATAAACTCATCATGTCCTATACCATTTACAACAACTGCATCTACTTTTGAAGCTCTTTCTATATCTTCAACCTTAGGTTGATAAGTATGGGAGTCAAAAGATTCTGCTTTTACTATTGGTACAACTTCTGCTCTATCCTTTACTATATTAGCAACAAAACTATAATAAGGTAATAAAGTTATTCCTATTTTTAATTTTTCTTGCCCTAGCAAAAGTGTATTAAATATTAAAAATACTATAAATATTATTTTTTTCATAATTTTCTCCTATTCACCAGTAAATTTTTTTCTCTCATCATTACCAGTGTATGGAACTATTTTTTTGAAAATATGTTCGTACTTTTCAAAATTCTTTTCTATATCATCAAAACTTGGTGTATCTTTCATGTAGAAAATATCACTTTCATCTATATTTTCATTATTGAATTTTACTAAAAAAGTTCCAACCTTTCCATTGCCTCTACCTATGAAATAATCTTCATTATCATGTTTGAAAGTAGTCCATTCCACTGCACCTCTTTGCTCCCAAGTAACATCTTTAAAATATGGTGGAATTTCTTCTTCAGCTAAAACTTTCAAACTAGGTAAAGAATTTTGTTCATCTTTTAATTGTGAAATATCTACCAAAGAATTTTTTATATCAGAATATACTCCTAATTCTATATTATTTAAAGCCTCATAAGAAACTATTTCATCTTCTTTTATATCTATTTTATACTCAGTTCTTTGTCTTATTTTTAAGGCAATGGCTGCCACAGATAATAAAATAAAAAAAGCCAAAATAAGAAAGATATTTTCCTTTTTGGAGCTAAGTGGTTTTACAATATAAGTATTAATTTTTATCACCTCATTCTAAATTAAAATTGTAAACTTTTCTCTTATATAATATCATACTTTAATAAATTTTGAAAGAAAAACTAATTTATTTTATAAAATTTTTGAAATTATTTTTTTTACTTTGTTTTGCTAAATAGAATAAAAATAAAAAACTGTAATTATAATTTCTTAATAAGAACTTAATTACAGTTTTTCTAATTTTTATTTATCTCTATAATGAGAGCCACATTGAAAAAAATAAATTATATTATTTTCTATTTTATAGACTATTCTATTTCTCTCATCAATTCTTCTACTCCAATAGCCACTACACTAAAAAAAGTTGATAAACTCATTCCTATATCATCACAAAAATTTTCTAAATTAAATTTTAAATTTTCATTCATTTTGAAAGTTATCGTTGTTTTTGCTATAATTATCCCTCCTATCTCAATAAATGATATCATATATAAATAAAAAATAGAAAGCCTCTAATTTTAACTTTCTATTTTATATAGTTTATTATTTTTTCTTAATCTCAAAATCTAATTCTAATTTCTCTCCATATCTTAATTTATTTCTCATACCTTGAACCACATCATCAAGTTCTGTTAAAGCACCTAAAATATTCTTTTCTTCTGGTGTAGCTTCAATTACTTTATTAATTCCACCATTTTTAATAACTATTCTTCTATCTCCCATAAGAGCAAGAATAGGGTCATGTGTTGCCATTAAAACTATCTTATTATTTCCTACAAGTAAATCTAATGCTTTTTTCCTATCTATACCTGCATTTTCTATTTCATCTATAAGAACTATTGGAGATGTACTCAAAATTGCAGTATCTGAAATCATTAATGCTCTTGATTGCCCTCCACTTAAACTTGTTATAGGAGTATCTATTGTAAATTTTTCTCCTGCAAGCTCATTAGCTTGATTAAATATTTTTTCTATTACACTTTCTCTATCTAAAACAAGTCTACTCTCTGCATGTAAATCAATAAATTCTCTAACAGATAAGTCCATTACAAAGTTCATATTTTGTGAAAGTTGAGCAACTAATTTATAACTTGGAGAAAATCTTTTTTTAGCATCCATAAGTTCTCCATTTACAAGAACTGTTCTCTTTGTAGGAGTATCTCCTTGAGCTCCCCATTCTATATCAGCCAATAATCTACTTTTTCCTGAACCAGTAGGTCCTACTATGGCAACTATTTCTCCTGCCTTTATTACTAATTCCTCATATCCTTCTTTTTCACCTTTTTTATTATATCCTGGAAGTAAAGTTATGCTTTCAACTTTTTGCTCAGTAACTCCAAGTATATCCAAAAGGTCAAAGTCCATTTCATTTAATTCATTATTATCTATACTCATATCCTCTCCCTATTTATAATTTACAAGTTAATAAGAATAAGTGAGTTACATTCCAGATTTTAGGATAAAAATTAAATAGAATGAGCCGAACAAATTTCGGTGTGTTTGAAGCCAATTTGTTGGCAATCTTAGAAGCTGTTAATGAACTTGTTCATTTAGAGCTCCTTACAGATACCGAATTTGCAGCGAATTCTTAATTTTTATCTGTTAAGAAATCTGGCTAGTAACGAACTATTTTTTGTTAATTATTGTTCCTCAAAATTTATCTTTCTAATATTTCCAAGTTGATAACTGTTTCCAATTCTAGTTTCTCCTAAACAGTAAGAGCACACTGCTGATGGTAATGGAAATCTTAATTTTCTTTCAAGGACTGTATCTATTTCTTCATTATTGTCCATTATTAATGAACCAAATTCATAAGTTCCTTGTCCTGTTAAACCATTTATATGAATGATAGCTGCTTTAGGATTTACAGCTTGTACTCTTGAAGCAAAAACTTCTCTTTCAGCTTGAGAAACTATATCTCCTTTAGTGATAACAACTACATCAGCAAGTTTAAGCATAGGTCCTATTTTCTTTGGAGTATTTATCCCACTTAAATTATCTATTACACATACTGCTTTAATATCTTTTAAATAAGGTGAACATCTATTACATAAACCTGCACTTTCTGTTATTAATAAATCTAAATTATTTGTTTGTCCCCATTGCACAACTTCTTCTATATTACTTGCGAAAAAATGGTCTGGACAAACTGAACCTGATAATCCTTTTTTTACAGGTATTCCTGCTTTTTCATATAATATATCATCATCTGTGTAAAGACAGTCAAACTTTACTATCCCAACTTTAATATTTTGTACTTTCAAACTTTCTATTGTTTTAATAATAAGTGAGGTCTTTCCAGATGAAGGTGGTCCTGATACTGTTATAAGTTTCATTATTCTCTAGCTCCTTCTTTAAATGTTTCTTCACACTTTTTAATTAATTCTCCCATATCATTTGAATAGATAAAGTCCCAACCAACCCAAAGCATAGGTTTACCACTTACTGGATTTTTTACATCTGGATGTACACTTGGGAACAATCCTTGATCAGCCAAAGTATCTCCAACTGATTTTCCGCTCATAAATTTAATTACTTTTTCCAATTCTTTTGCCTTAGAAACCTTAGTTAACATAAATATTGGAGATATAATTGCTCCTTCTGCTGGCCATATAACTTCTTTTGGTCCTTTTGCAGGTATCATTTTAGAAAAGAAATAAGGCATTATTGTTACTGCTGGCTCTTTTGCTTCAACCATTTGTGCAGGATGTAAATTTGAAAGTAATGACCTTCCTAAATTTTTAACTCCTTCAAATCCATATAACTTATATATATGAATAAGTATTGAATTAAACAAGTCAAAGTCTGCTATTGGTAAAGAAACAGACTTTGCAAATTCTGGTTTTAATAAATCTGCCCAAGATTTTGGAATCTCTCTACCATTTAATACTGCTTTATTAACAATAAATATTGCAGGAACAACTCCTATCATAGAATAATCCCCATGAGGGTCTTTTAAATGAATATTTTCATTATCAAAGTCTGAATTGTATTTTTCAATACCAGTCATATCCTTAAATATACCTTGTTCTTTAAATTTACCCATCAAATCTTTATCAAAGAATAAATCAAAACCAGCTGAGATAAACATATCTGCTAATTTATCTATATCATTTTTATCTATTACTTCATCTTTTAACCAGCTAAGTCCTGCATAAGCAGCTTTTAATTCATATTTAATTTTTATATCTTGATTGTCTGCTAAATATTTTTCAAAGCCTTCTAATAGAGGTATTCTAACTGGGCAAGGCAAAAGTCCCATAAGTGAAGCCTCTTTTACTCCTTCATCTTCTCTTTCAACAGAAGTTATTGCTTGTTGTAACATTGGAATAAAAGCATCTACATCTTCTTTTTTTAACATCATAGCTTTTTCCAATGTAATATTTTGTTCTTCTAATTTTTGTAACACTGCTGGATTATCTAAACTTTTAATTCCTATATTGGTAAAAACAGGAATTGTTTCTGGATATTTTTCAACTATTGATTTTATTGACATTGATTTACTTATATACATATTTAACCTCTCCTTTAAATCCTAATATATATTTTATTTTTATTTCTTTATTATTTTAGTAAATTATACTATTCTTGTAAATATTTTTCTGTAACATTTGTTACAATTTACTTATTTTTTTATTTTATATTTATAAATATTGGAGTAAAATATATTTAACAAATAAATATGAGGTGAGAAAATGTATAAGCATGTGTTTGGTCCTGTACCATCAAGAAGATTAGGCATATCTTTAGGTGTAGATTTAGTAGTTAGTAAAAGTTGTAATCTTAATTGTATATTTTGTGAGTGTGGAGCTACTAAAAAAATACAACTTGAAAGAAAAAGATTTAAAGATATGAATGAAGTTTTAAATGAAATAAAATCTGTATTAAAGAATATAAAACCTGATTATGTAACATTTTCTGGAAGTGGAGAGCCTACTTTAAGTTTAGATTTAGGTAATATATCTAAAGCCATAAAAGAGAATTTAAAATTTAAAGGAAAAATTTGTCTTATAACTAATAGTTTACTTTTAGCTAATGAAAAAGTAATAAAAGAATTGGAATATATAGATTTAATTGTTCCAACACTTAATACTTTAAGACAAAATATATTTGAAAAAATTGTTAGACCTGATTATAGAACCAATGTAGATGAAATAAGAAAGGGCTTTATCAATCTTAATAATTCTAATTATAAAGGTAAAATTTGGATAGAAATTTTTATTTTAGAAAATATTAATGACAGTGAAGAAAATTTTGTTGAAATAGCTAATTTTTTAAATTCTGAAAATATTAGATATGATAAAATCCAATTAAACACTATTGACAGAATAGGAGCAGAAAGAGATTTAAAAGCTATAAGTTTTGATAAAATTTTAAAAGCTAAAAAAATTTTAGAAGAAAATGGACTACATGATGTTGAAATAATCAAAAGTTTAAGTGAATTAGAAGAAAAAAAGAAAATTCAAATAAATCAAGAACTTTTAGATAATATGAAACAAAAAAGATTATATCAGGACGAAGAAATCAATAAAATTTTCAAAAAAGTTAAAATATTAAAAAATTTTAGTTGACAAAATCTTACAAATAGTGTATTATAACGAATGTCCTTGAATGACATTAGCCGCTTTAGCTCATCTGGTAGAGCAACTGACTTGTAATCAGTAGGTGATTGGTTCGACTCCGATAAGCGGCACCAGTGCCCCGTTCGTTCAGTGGTTAGGACATCAGATTTTCACTCTGGAAACAGGGGTTCAATTCCCCTACGGGGTACCACTATAATTTTTAATAAGATGGTTGGGTTCCCGAGCGGTCAAAGGGATCAGACTGTAAATCTGACGGCTCAGCCTTCGAAGGTTCGAATCCTTCCCCAACCACCATCTTAAAAACAATCAACTACACTTCGGTGTAGCTTTTTTTATTCATCAAAACACTTTCAATTTCTTCTATTAGCTTAAAAGCCTCATACTCATTCATTTTATAGCCAAAAGCATATATTTTATCTTCATATTTACTATCTTTAACTTTAAATTTTATAGTTTTCAATAAATCTGTTGGAAAAAATAGAATTGGATAATCTCTATACTGTATACTTTCCCAATAAATTTTTTT
This portion of the Fusobacterium simiae genome encodes:
- a CDS encoding metal ABC transporter permease, translating into MLESFRNFLINLAEQGDIPSSFKYGFVINAMICALLIGPILGGIGTMVVTKKMAFFSEAVGHAAMTGIALGVLLGEPFSAPYISLFTYCILFGLVINYTKNRTKMSSDTLIGVFLSMSIALGGSLLIYVSAKVNSHALESILFGSILTVNDTDIYILVISAIIIGFVLIPYLNRMLLASFNPNLAIVRGVNVKLIEYIFIIIVTVITIASVKIIGSILVEALLLIPAAAAKNLSKSIKGFVAYSVVFALVSCLLGVYLPIHFDISIPSGGAIIMISSFIFIITIIIKMLFKNFAEGE
- a CDS encoding ABC transporter ATP-binding protein — protein: MNGLEIQIKDLNLILSGNEILEDINLTIKAGEIHCLVGPNGGGKTSLLRCILGQMPFTGSIEMKYERDKKIGYVPQVLDFERTLPITVEDFMAMTNQIKPCFFGISKKCKAEVDNLLKKLGVFEKKKRLLGNLSGGERQRVLLAQALFPKPNLLILDEPLTGIDKAGEEYFKEIIKELKNEGITVLWIHHNLAQVKELADTVTCIKKNLIFSGDPREELKEDKIMRIFE
- a CDS encoding metal ABC transporter solute-binding protein, Zn/Mn family, with product MYKKLLAILMVILSFSAFAKEKLKIGVTLQPYYSFAVNIVKDKAEVIPVVRLDQYDSHSYQPKPDDIKRMNTLDVLIVNGVGHDEFIFDILNAADRKKDIKVIYANKNVSLMPIAGSIRAEKVMNPHTFISITTSIQQVYNIAKELGEIDPTNKEFYLKNAREYAKKLRKLKTDALNEVKNLGNIDIRVATLHGGYDYLLSEFGIDVKAVIEPSHGAQPSAADLEKVIKIIKDQKIDIIFGEKNFNNKFVDTIHKETGVEVRSLSHMTNGPYEADSFEKFIKMDLDEVVKAIKDVAAKRGKK
- a CDS encoding metal ABC transporter substrate-binding protein, translated to MKKIIFIVFLIFNTLLLGQEKLKIGITLLPYYSFVANIVKDRAEVVPIVKAESFDSHTYQPKVEDIERASKVDAVVVNGIGHDEFIYKILDAVDKNKRPIIINANKDVPLMPIAGTLNDEKIMDSHTFISITAAIQQVHNITRELVKLDPKNKDFYLANSREYVKKLRKLKTDALKEVQNVNGEDVRVATFLGGYNYLLAEFGIDVKAVLEPTHGSQISMASLQKMIEKIKKDKIDIIFGEKNYSDEYVTIIKNETGIEVRKLEHLTTGAYTADSFEKFIKIDLDEVVSAIKYIKNKNKTKK
- a CDS encoding DUF6162 family protein, which gives rise to MIKINTYIVKPLSSKKENIFLILAFFILLSVAAIALKIRQRTEYKIDIKEDEIVSYEALNNIELGVYSDIKNSLVDISQLKDEQNSLPSLKVLAEEEIPPYFKDVTWEQRGAVEWTTFKHDNEDYFIGRGNGKVGTFLVKFNNENIDESDIFYMKDTPSFDDIEKNFEKYEHIFKKIVPYTGNDERKKFTGE
- a CDS encoding ATP-binding cassette domain-containing protein, translating into MSIDNNELNEMDFDLLDILGVTEQKVESITLLPGYNKKGEKEGYEELVIKAGEIVAIVGPTGSGKSRLLADIEWGAQGDTPTKRTVLVNGELMDAKKRFSPSYKLVAQLSQNMNFVMDLSVREFIDLHAESRLVLDRESVIEKIFNQANELAGEKFTIDTPITSLSGGQSRALMISDTAILSTSPIVLIDEIENAGIDRKKALDLLVGNNKIVLMATHDPILALMGDRRIVIKNGGINKVIEATPEEKNILGALTELDDVVQGMRNKLRYGEKLELDFEIKKK
- a CDS encoding GTP-binding protein; protein product: MKLITVSGPPSSGKTSLIIKTIESLKVQNIKVGIVKFDCLYTDDDILYEKAGIPVKKGLSGSVCPDHFFASNIEEVVQWGQTNNLDLLITESAGLCNRCSPYLKDIKAVCVIDNLSGINTPKKIGPMLKLADVVVITKGDIVSQAEREVFASRVQAVNPKAAIIHINGLTGQGTYEFGSLIMDNNEEIDTVLERKLRFPLPSAVCSYCLGETRIGNSYQLGNIRKINFEEQ
- a CDS encoding ABC transporter substrate-binding protein → MYISKSMSIKSIVEKYPETIPVFTNIGIKSLDNPAVLQKLEEQNITLEKAMMLKKEDVDAFIPMLQQAITSVEREDEGVKEASLMGLLPCPVRIPLLEGFEKYLADNQDIKIKYELKAAYAGLSWLKDEVIDKNDIDKLADMFISAGFDLFFDKDLMGKFKEQGIFKDMTGIEKYNSDFDNENIHLKDPHGDYSMIGVVPAIFIVNKAVLNGREIPKSWADLLKPEFAKSVSLPIADFDLFNSILIHIYKLYGFEGVKNLGRSLLSNLHPAQMVEAKEPAVTIMPYFFSKMIPAKGPKEVIWPAEGAIISPIFMLTKVSKAKELEKVIKFMSGKSVGDTLADQGLFPSVHPDVKNPVSGKPMLWVGWDFIYSNDMGELIKKCEETFKEGARE
- a CDS encoding radical SAM protein, whose protein sequence is MYKHVFGPVPSRRLGISLGVDLVVSKSCNLNCIFCECGATKKIQLERKRFKDMNEVLNEIKSVLKNIKPDYVTFSGSGEPTLSLDLGNISKAIKENLKFKGKICLITNSLLLANEKVIKELEYIDLIVPTLNTLRQNIFEKIVRPDYRTNVDEIRKGFINLNNSNYKGKIWIEIFILENINDSEENFVEIANFLNSENIRYDKIQLNTIDRIGAERDLKAISFDKILKAKKILEENGLHDVEIIKSLSELEEKKKIQINQELLDNMKQKRLYQDEEINKIFKKVKILKNFS